The genomic DNA CTCGCTTGCGATGGATTCTATCTGTCTGGATAGATCGAATAGTTCCCGGAAAGATTTTAAGAAAGATTCGTGAATGCGTCCTTGGTTTTCCACTCTGGATCTCAATTGGTCCAGATTATCTACGACAGAAGTAAATCCGGATTCTTGGACGGAAACTTTTCTTTTTGTTTCTTCTGCCGCAGTGTTTCCGTTTGTGATCAGTTTCGCTGCCTCTCCAATAATTTTAGAAATTGTGGCTGCATTTTCGGAAGCGCTGTCTGCGAGTTTTGCTACTTCTTGAGCTACTACCGCAAATCCTTTTCCATGTTCTCCTGCTCTCGCGGCCTCGATCGAAGCATTTAACGCTAGTAAGTTGGTCCTGTCTGCGATCTCTCTCATGATATCGTTTACATCTTGGACCTTTTGGAAGGATTTACTTACTTCTCCAAAATTATTTCCCAATACTTCCATAGCTCCGGAAACATCTTTGCTATAACCTTTGGATTCTTCCGTTGTTTTAGATAACGATTCAGTGGAGATTTTCACTTCTTTTAGGATTGAATTTAAGGTATCGCTTTCTTTGTTTAATTCTTCTATCTTTCCGAACTGTGCCTTTACGAATTCTGCCGCGCTGTCCGTGGATGCCGCTAATTCTTCGAGAGAAGCGCTGATCTGTTCCATACTAGAAACCTGGCTTTGGATTTCCGAGTTTAGAGTATCCATTTCGGTTTTCATCTCGGAAGTATTTTTATTCAGAGTAGAAGCTTCGTCAGTAATTCTATTTTTGGCCTTCTCCGCTTCTTCACTTTTTGCTTCTGCTTCTACCGTGGACTTGATCGCTACATCCGAAACAGAGACCAAAAATTTTACCACTGAAGTTAAAATATGAATTCCTAAAACGAAAAATACGAATCGTATGATCTCGAAAAATACGGAGATCTCCGTGGATTTATCCGTAGTATATTTGAACTCCACTCCCTTTAACCATGCGAAATAATCCATGGAGAATGTTCCGATCAAAGCCAAATATCCGACCATCAGAGTGGTTTTAGGCGAAAGAAGAAGACCTGAATAGATCATCACGAAAAAATACAACATGATGAAGAATGGCATCTTTAATGTTCCGACCATCGCTTCCGCATTTGCCGCATAAATGGTTACTGTAATAAAGATGAGTGAATACATTAAAATGTCTAAGAATACGCAAAGAGTCACAAACGAACTTTTAAGCTTTCCTTTTTTGAGCAGCAATATCTGAGCTATCCCGTAGCCAAAGATCGTAAGTTCTATGGAAAAGTTTATGAATGTGCTAGTTTGGGAGCTGGACCCTTGAGAGAATAAAGCCAGAACGTTCACTAAAAGCATCACTATAGAGAATCCGATCCGGATCTTATTGATGCTGATCGCTCCTTTTTCTGAAAAATTTGTAGTTTGGAAGGAGTTTGCCACCATTGTTATTTTGCCTTTTCTAATTCTAACGGAGTGATCCGAATATACGAATGGCCGAGAGATTTCGGCCAATACTTTTCGACTTCTAAAAACGAATAAACTACACAGTTGTAATCCGAATAGAAAAAATGGACCTTCGGATTGTTAGCTTATGCTGTTTTCTCGTTCCTTCTTCCGAACAAAAAGAATGTAAAAGATAATCCAAAACAAGTAATCAGTAAACCCAAAAGGTCTAGCCAAATAGGTTGTAGTACTTGAATTTTTCCGGCAATGGGCGCAGAAAAGCCTGGGATCTCAAGTTGAAGCCCATTCAATACTATCAATGGAATTCCATTAAAGACAGCATGGATTAAAATCGAATTCAAGATCGAATCCGTTTTATAAACTACCCAAGCCATGTAGATCCCGAGAATGCTGGAACCGATAAATTGCCAAGGATTCAGATGGATTAGTCCGAACAACAAAGAGGAAAGAAGGAAGGAAGAAGGAATCGAAAAATGTTTCAAGAACCTATCTAAGATCACTCCTCTAAACATAAGTTCTTCTGTGATCGGAGCTACGACTGAAAGCAAGATCACAGATAAGAATATATTCTCCCCATCGAATAATCCTTGGAATAAGTTTATGATGAAGTCCGGCTTAGGAACGAACATCGAAAACAGATTATCCACTTCCGAAAGAAGAAGGGAAAAACCAATTGCAGTGATTGCGAAACTGAACGCCTCAAGTGGCCTCAACGGTTTGAGGCGCAGAACTTCAGAATATTCTTTTTTAGAAATTTTAAGTCCGATCCAGATCGCAAATCCAAACGAAGCTGAGTTTCCTATCGCTGTAATCACCTTCGCATCTAAATTCAATTTTGCTACGGATTGAAGGATCGCAATCACGATCCCTATTCCGAAACCTGTAACTAAAACTAAGAAGCAAAGACCGACCGCTCCTAAAAATGGATAATTTTTATTTTGCACGAGTTAAAATATACCTAGTGAGATTTAGGATTCGGCCGGTAATCTTTTGCCGTCTAACCAGCCGGCAACCCAAGCAAGAAGAACATAACCTACAAGAGCCTGGATAGAAAATTCAGGAATTGTGAGAGGAGGAGGGAAGAATGGAGTGGCAATCGCCAAAACCAAAAGTATCCCACCAAAGATCTGCATTCCGTATTTACCACCGAATGTTGGACCTGGTTTAGTCGCTCTGAAATATAAGATCAAGCCTATCAATGTAAGAGTCACTTCAGTTGCGATGGAAAGAGTTCTATTATGCCAAAGACCAAAACCTATTTTAGGGCCTGAATCAAATAGGATCGGTAGGTCCTTAGTATGCATAGGAAGGTCTAAAAAATAATGAGAAAGAACAGTTAAACCGATGAGCCCTGAAATTTTGTTTTTTAAAGAATCTGAATATGGTTTGGATCTTAAAAAAACGAATTTGAAGATTAGAAAACATAAGATCGACCAGCCAATTCCTCCTACTAAACTATGGGTGATTGGCATATAATAAAGATCGAAATTATTCACTTCGGTAAAGCCAGGAACGAATCTAATACCTTCGATCCCGAATAAGATAAAGATCATAAACAAAATATCTACGAATTGAACTCCCACAAAAGTCGCCCAAAGAGGAGTTTTTGGTTCCGCTTTTTTCGTAGCGAAAGAAACGCTATAATGTCCTATAAACATGAATTTGCCCCAAGGCCGAAGATCCGGCCGGAGCAAAGGATCTAGGAAATCTAAAAAAAGGCAAGAGGGAATCCGAGTGGAGTTCTTGGGGAAAATTAAAATTGGATCGGCTCGTGTTTTTCGCCGTTGATCAGTTTGCCTAAAAGTCTGTTTTCTCTGTCTATGAATGAATCAATGAACGGTTGTAAGTCTTTGATCTTTGAGGATAGATTATAACCTGCTTCCATAGTATCTACTAAAGAAGTGGCTCCTACCATGGATGCTGCAACTTTGATGGGAGCCATGATTAGTTTTACCATAGGAAGCTTGGAGAGAGAGAAGAAAAACCTTAGAGTTTCTCCCACCATTCCGATCTGGGCCCTTCTATCATCGAATCTACCTACTGCGCCTAATGCTGCATAAAGATTTTCTTGAGGGATCTCTCCGTTCTCGATGAGGTTATTTTCGATTACAACTTTTGCAGTATCAAAATCCAAGGAGTCAGTGAGTTTGTTGAGTAGAATTATTTGATGAATATTGTCGGTCATGGACTTGCCCGCGACCGTTTTTAATTTTTCGTACAAACTTTCGAGAGCATTGTCTCTTTCTTCTTTGTTGGTGGGAGCGTAGAGATTGTTTTCGAAGAAGCCTGGGATCCCGTCGTATCCCTTAATCGATGTTAAAAGATCCGAATATGTATGACGCAATCTTTCGATTGTGGATCTGACAACGGCAAGACGAACTGGTTCGAGTTCTTTCAGATCCATTTCTGTTAACAACGAACTTGGGCTTTCACGGTTCCTGGGTCAATTGAAAAAATATAGAAGATCGGCCGGGAGAATATCTAAAAAAATTATTCCTTAGAGACCAAAGCGTTTTCTTTCAAATTGCCTGGAAGTTTTTTCATGGATCTTTCTGCGTCTTCTTTGGACGGAAAATTTCCCATACGGACCGTAAAATAACCGTTTTTGGTTTTTTTCACGTAGGACTTCCCACCTAAAGACGACTTGAGTTCATCTGCCTTTTCTTTAGTTTTGAACGCAGCTACCTGAACAAAAAAATCATTATCAGCCTTATGGACCGCAGCCTTACGAGGAGAAGTATGGACTGATTTCTTGGATTCCTTTTCTTTCCGGACTAATTTTTTCTCAGGAATAGAAGAAGATGGAGCTTCTACTTCTATCTTAGATGGTTCTTCTTTTTTTGCGGGAGAAACTTCGGATCTTAGATCCACAACTTCAGCGCCAGGAGGAAGATTTCTGAATTTAACTTCTTCTTCTTTTTTAATGTTAGAAGAAGCGGACGATTCTTCCATCGCTTGGTTCACAGTGGAAGAAGATAAGGATTCTCTATTGGAGTTCAGAGCCAGGTCATCTTGCACTTGGCCTCTCTTTCTACCTACGGAA from Leptospira hartskeerlii includes the following:
- a CDS encoding methyl-accepting chemotaxis protein, coding for MVANSFQTTNFSEKGAISINKIRIGFSIVMLLVNVLALFSQGSSSQTSTFINFSIELTIFGYGIAQILLLKKGKLKSSFVTLCVFLDILMYSLIFITVTIYAANAEAMVGTLKMPFFIMLYFFVMIYSGLLLSPKTTLMVGYLALIGTFSMDYFAWLKGVEFKYTTDKSTEISVFFEIIRFVFFVLGIHILTSVVKFLVSVSDVAIKSTVEAEAKSEEAEKAKNRITDEASTLNKNTSEMKTEMDTLNSEIQSQVSSMEQISASLEELAASTDSAAEFVKAQFGKIEELNKESDTLNSILKEVKISTESLSKTTEESKGYSKDVSGAMEVLGNNFGEVSKSFQKVQDVNDIMREIADRTNLLALNASIEAARAGEHGKGFAVVAQEVAKLADSASENAATISKIIGEAAKLITNGNTAAEETKRKVSVQESGFTSVVDNLDQLRSRVENQGRIHESFLKSFRELFDLSRQIESIASEQKNGTKEVVQALSSIEQSSNIISEGSNRMRSSLEELSEQSKRLVVQ
- a CDS encoding CPBP family intramembrane glutamic endopeptidase: MQNKNYPFLGAVGLCFLVLVTGFGIGIVIAILQSVAKLNLDAKVITAIGNSASFGFAIWIGLKISKKEYSEVLRLKPLRPLEAFSFAITAIGFSLLLSEVDNLFSMFVPKPDFIINLFQGLFDGENIFLSVILLSVVAPITEELMFRGVILDRFLKHFSIPSSFLLSSLLFGLIHLNPWQFIGSSILGIYMAWVVYKTDSILNSILIHAVFNGIPLIVLNGLQLEIPGFSAPIAGKIQVLQPIWLDLLGLLITCFGLSFTFFLFGRRNEKTA
- a CDS encoding FFLEELY motif protein: MDLKELEPVRLAVVRSTIERLRHTYSDLLTSIKGYDGIPGFFENNLYAPTNKEERDNALESLYEKLKTVAGKSMTDNIHQIILLNKLTDSLDFDTAKVVIENNLIENGEIPQENLYAALGAVGRFDDRRAQIGMVGETLRFFFSLSKLPMVKLIMAPIKVAASMVGATSLVDTMEAGYNLSSKIKDLQPFIDSFIDRENRLLGKLINGEKHEPIQF
- a CDS encoding SPOR domain-containing protein gives rise to the protein MKEKVFYVINLDNKRISLLSLFLVGLLFSFFFLGVSVGRKRGQVQDDLALNSNRESLSSSTVNQAMEESSASSNIKKEEEVKFRNLPPGAEVVDLRSEVSPAKKEEPSKIEVEAPSSSIPEKKLVRKEKESKKSVHTSPRKAAVHKADNDFFVQVAAFKTKEKADELKSSLGGKSYVKKTKNGYFTVRMGNFPSKEDAERSMKKLPGNLKENALVSKE